A window of Aeromicrobium duanguangcaii genomic DNA:
GGCACCTCGTAGTCCGCGTCCCAGGCGATGCGCGCCCGGACGTTCTGGCCGCGCGGCGTGAGCTTCTCGACCGTGCCGACGGTGACGCCCAGGATGCGGACGCTGGACCCCTCGTACAGCGAGACGGTGCGGTCGAAGTCGACGGTGACGACGTTCTCGTCCGAGCGCGACAGGACCACGAACGCCGCCACGGCGACGAGGGCCAGGCACACGGCCGCCGCCACGATGGCGACGGTCCTGCTGGAGAGCCGACTCAGGACGGTGGCCATCACAGACCTCCCTCGACGCCGAGGATGCTCAGCAGGTTGTAGACGTAGGCGTCCAGCCACGGGCCGTTGGCGCCGTTGTTGGCGACCATCGCGTAGTACGCGGGCAGCTGCTGGATCGCGGCCTCGATGTTGGCCTCGTTCTGGCGCAGCACGCGCACGACGCCGGTCAGGCGGTCCAGCGCGGGCTTGAGGTCGTCGCGGGTGTCGACGACGAGCTTGTCGATCTCGTCCGACATCGCCGTGACGCTGACCAGCACCTGGTGAATCGCGTCGCGGCGCGCCGTCAGCGCGTCGAACAGCACCGACCCGTCCTCGAAGAGCTTGACGAACTCGGCGTTCCGGTCAGCCAGCACACCGGAGATGCCGTCGATGTTCTTGAGCAGCGACGCGATCTCCTCGTCGCGCTTGGCGAGGTTGTTGGACAGGGCCGTCACGTTGGTGACCGCCTCGCGGAACTCCTCGGGCGTCTTGGCGGCCACGTCGCTGACGGTCTTCAACGCCTGGGCGAGCTGGTCCTGGTCGATCTCCTGCGTCGTCTCGGTGAGCCCCGAGAACGCCTGGACGATGTCGTACGGCGCCTTCGTGCGCGAGGCGGGGATGACCGCGCCCTTCTCGAGGGTGCCGGGTCCGTCCGGCTCGAGGCTGACGTACATCGTGCCGAGCAGGGACTTGATCCGGACCGAAGCGCCGGTCTGGCTGCCGAGCCGGTCGCGGTCCTTCTTCATCCGGAAGGTCACGCGCACCTTGTCGCCGTGCAGCTCCAGTCCCGAGACC
This region includes:
- a CDS encoding MCE family protein; translated protein: MPLTMKPFRDRNAVAVGAVALLLIALVLALASQASSLPVIGGGAKYAAEFTEVGGLKKGDDVRLAGVRVGEVSGLELHGDKVRVTFRMKKDRDRLGSQTGASVRIKSLLGTMYVSLEPDGPGTLEKGAVIPASRTKAPYDIVQAFSGLTETTQEIDQDQLAQALKTVSDVAAKTPEEFREAVTNVTALSNNLAKRDEEIASLLKNIDGISGVLADRNAEFVKLFEDGSVLFDALTARRDAIHQVLVSVTAMSDEIDKLVVDTRDDLKPALDRLTGVVRVLRQNEANIEAAIQQLPAYYAMVANNGANGPWLDAYVYNLLSILGVEGGL